The stretch of DNA AGAACTGCGccgagatgatcggcatggtcctcttgaCTTcgacaagaatatcgtcaatgaacattATTAGAaatgagtcaagaaaaggcttaaAGGCTCGATTCATAAGTTCCATTAAAGTTGTCAGGGCACTTGTTAGCCCAAAGGACATTACTAAAAATGCGAAGTGCTCATATCGAAAGCTGTTTTAGGAATATCcttctccctgatcttcaattggtgatactcgaatcttaaatcaattttggagaagtacttagcaccctgcaattggtcaaacaagtcatatatccttGGCAGcgagtacttattcttgatcgtgaccttgttagGTTATCGATAGTCAATACAAATTCTAAGTGGCACATCCTTCTTCCTTACAtagaggaccggtgcgccccaaggcgacacacttggccagatgaaacccttctctagaAAATCCTTCAACTATTCTGTTAGCTCCTTCAATTATGCCGGTTCCATTATGtgaggtggaatagatataggcttcgtgcctggcatcacatcaatcccaaaatcaatctccctatctggtgggatcctAGGGATCTCACCCGGGAAGACCTCTGAAAATTCATTTACAACTAGTACAgtctcaagtgtaggtgcctcagcatcgctgaccaaatggtaaatacaccccttattGATTATCTTCGTGGagttaaggtaagaaataaacctacccttcggcaccacattatccTTCTTCCATTCGATAACTGGCTCATTCGAATATTCAAACTtaacagttctggttcgacaATCATGCTTGGAAAAACCAGAATAAAGCCattccatccccattattacatcaaaatcaaccatccccaattcaatgagatagACCATGAtatcccgaccacgcaccatgacaacacaatcaGTATAAGCCCGTGCGGCaataatagactcaccaaccggagtagatacaaagaacgactcataaagttgtttcggttctatcccaatTTCCATAGAAatataaggagtaacataggacaaagtggaaccaggatcaatacGTGCATACACattatgagattggacagtcaataaaCATGTGACAACATTTGGAGAAGCCTCTAAACTCTggtgacccctcatagcatagaaacggctggcccctcccgaactctgtgcaccacccctagctgcaccacgccctgtgggtgctggagtgcctcgagctagaGAAGGTGCTATAGATATAGTGGCTATAGAACTAGCTGGGTGTGTCGTACCTCTGCCCACACTATGGAGGGATGAACGACAATCCCTATGAATGTGACACCTCATAccgcacccgtagcatatggTTTGGTCCGTGAAGTAGCCCCTAgatgcatcttcccacacctagggcatgtgGGCCTCTATTGCTGCTGGAATCTTCCTCTAGGCCGACCCTGCTAGTGGGGTCCCCTATTGCCGTGACTGGGCCTAAAACGACTCCACTGCCGCTGACGGGGCCCTAATGGCAGTGCACTAACCGAAGACTGGGAAAAGGACTAGGATGGCCTTGACGACCCTCCCCTAAATGTCATCTTATCACCACCACCACCGAAAGAACGAGTAAAGTTGCACGCAGACCGGGCCATGTTGAAACCCTCTCACTCCATTATGTTCTTCAATTATCAGGTCTCCGTGGCTGGAGCAAACGCCAccttcttcccatagttcatatcagaattcaaggaaactgtagcagcctcattaataaccaaggggctgagGCCCTACACAAACAGGCGCACTcttgcctccatagtgggcagcatgAAGATGGCATACTTGGGTAGGCGTGCGAacctcatatggtactcccacacactcatgctacccttcttcaggctctcaaactcagccgcatgggctgccttagtctcggcaagcAATAAATAGCCAATGAAGGCATCGACAAATTCACTCCACCTCGTTGGATGTCTCCCCTCCTCACGGGGGTCTtgccacatctcaaaccaagaataggccaccccttttaggcggtaggaggccaactccactccctctgtctcagtagcacgcataactcggagggtcTTGTGCATCTCGTTAGTAATGTTCTAGGGTTCttcctcaggatcagtacctgtTAACACTGGAGGATCCAGCTGAAGAAACCGGTTCACCCTGGAACTTGCAGAATCCCCTTGCTGGCTagaagaagcaggtgcaacaaTCGATCTCTGGgcttgggaagccactatctgagccaacatctgtatggctcccctaagatccccattagGAATACCAGGACCGTAAGCTGGGGATGGATGTGGAAGAGCTGCACCGTCAGTAGGAGTAGGGATTGGTGCAGCCAGAGCAGGAGTAATAGAATCAGGCGGTGTAGTAGCTAGGTGAacatcctcacccctcgggtgctcaccagCACCATTGGGTATAGAAtgaactgccactcctggggaggcattggctccttggccagttcttgctttcttcctgGTGGCCATATATTAAATAGTAGAGCAATGCAcaagttagaggaggaacagtcttACAATCAGCTCTATTGCACTATCTacaacatcaaagaagggtattattcctaaatgcccaagaaGCCTCATAATTATATATGTGGTCAtcaacacactgataagaaggactctaccagacacggctctgagacatcctaggacactttaaaaccttacgCTCTGATACTAAGCTCATCACGCCCCGACCTCAGGGAGTGCAGccgatgctcaaccgagataacctggCCAAGCAAGCCTATACAATGCCTTTGACCTagactcatccatgaataaagagaaggtaCATTTCATTAACTAGACAATGAGAAAGTTACatgaaaaatccaaaattcattaccgttagaacttcattcatgatttcccaaaatattacattacacattcataatttagaagtggaaacatatGATACATGTCATGCCCCGTTTTCTCGTAAAAGCGGGCTTCGACGTATggtaactcttttaaatgggtattaaaagacaagagtcgccacctaacgatgcAAATAATTCTGTTTGACAAGTAAACGCCACCAatgatcgggtaagggctcataTTTCCTCAAAGAGAAgctgttaggcactcttcgaggtccacaactgtgggtcttGGCCAAAGTTTATGCTATGTGGATTAGAAAATTaaactaggtgatcaaataagcaaagaaatgtagaagttgaaaaatcTATTACAACATAAGAATTAACTATATGACTAATTGATACAGGTCTTTaaaatcacaatgagtacaattGCGTCGATCTATGACTAAGTGTAAAcaataaatataaaaaagtatGAGGGCTCTTATGTTTTTTAgcttaaaggatcaccccgtgcaatataaataatattttgcaactcccttagggtaggggttgatcatattattcagtgggcacatacaatcatctcctgctacccgattactatgttgaagttattacttaaaggcgctctaattcaattctaacccgtatcctatgtgtgcactacccgtcccatacctatggtccaggaggttttggacctaCTATCGGGTGGTTCTacactttacttaggttgctcaaaatgataaaactaggcgacattcaaaaTAGATAGGACTGCACACAATTGCAATGAAAGGCTCAAGTGGACCTCCACACATAAATAACAAATTGCGCGCATGCAGATTCTGCAATATACAATAGATAGATTCACAATTAAGGCATGCTAGAGTCGTTATGTCCTATAGACATAGCTTCTATGTGATCCTAGTTCACGACTTCCTACAAGCAATGTTGTTGTTTCATACTATCGAATTTGCAAATTACAGTATTAtcaaacctatagacatgatctctaagttATTTTTTTCCATGGGGCACTGAAAGGTATTATAAAACTCTCGAACTATGCGTGTTTGATCCTATTGACATACTTTCTAGGCGAGTAACAGTATCCTATAGGAAGGATCTCTAATAGTTAGTATTTAAACGGACACATCATGCATATTCCTATAGACACATTATCTAGGCGAACAATTTAATAAGAACAACAGAAGTAGtcgattaattaattaattaattagagtCCTacagacatggtatctagatgaaaTATTATCAAAGGCATGCATTATTGCAATCCTATGGGTATAATAATATAGAAGTATTTACTCAAACAAACATTCTTTTAATAGTGTATGGGCATCATACCCGCTTCcccaattttactaactccccaactatttgtttacaaattattacaggtcCAGATAATGAATATAAGTATAAATATTACACAAGGAACAACAGTAGGCCCAACAACTGGCCCAAATGAAAATAACCCAGTACTGTCTAGGGCTTCAATAGGCTCACTTCCACATGAATAGAAAGCCCAGATCCAAACGCATCTTAAACAGGATAGTATGTCCATTTGCACAGCCCAAGGCCATAAAAGAACTCATACCAAGTACAACAATTATAGATTGACCACTTAACCTAATAAATTAATGCACCACACATGAAAATCAATTAAACATCCTTGAAGCAATACCTCATAGAGACAGGATTATATGACATTTAGCAAGGTTCACATAAACACATTGGCATTTTAGAAAGCAAGAGTGACAGGATTGATTAGGCAAAGGTGATGAGAACTAGGATAATCAATAGTGCTTAATCTTCAACATGGGGAGCTTTACACATAAGACAACATAAGTTCATGCGTGAGCAATTATTCAACAAAAGGAATAGGAGTAGCATGCTGAACACAGTCAAACACTAGGAAAACATCACAGGCAAATCTACTTTAGGGTGAACACATACAATGCCAAGCTTCAAAAATCAAGCCTAAGGCATAATCTATAATTAGTTAAAGGGACTTTAGATAAGAGACTTAACATGAGAACATGGCAGATTCATAGACAAGAATAAGTGGGATACAATAGAATGTCCTACATGAGAGCCTAGTGAGACTAGCATAGCAGAACAGGTTCACTAGCAAATACTTTAGTTGAACGTGAGATTACTTTAACATGCTAAGCATCAGTCAATACTATAAGCATTTATGGTAAACAAGCAATATGTGAGTTCTAGATCAACATGACAACCAAGCATCAAACTTTGTACTAGTTGGCCACACATAGGTTTAAAGGATATGCATGAGGTTTACCATAAGGTCCAAACAATACTAAATAACTCACGATTGCACAAGTCAAATGCATATACTAGAACCCAAATAACATGGAAACATGCCCTAGATAACAACACAACCCCGGAAACGTAGCAGGTTGGGCGAGATTGACTCAACAAGGATTGGGACACATGAGTTTGTTACCATAATAATCCAGAACAAAGTAGGGAGAAGACTTAGGGTAAGCATCATGTATCAACATAGACATGGCAGGCTAAACAGGTAAAAAAGGCTATTTATGCTAAACACGTCTGGTAAGAATACACCATAGTTATAACCTAGTCAAGTTCAGATGCTAAGAATATAGAGTTACAAGAATATTTAAGAGCAAACAAGCTACAAACAAGATGGGATAGTAGGACACTGATACATGGAAGTTTCAGTGTCACAAAGCATAGAAATGAACAAAAGAGCAGCAGAACCCCAAAATCTCAGttcgtcagagttcccaagggtttcaactGAACCCCGTGCAGTGCTCGCACTGAGAAAataacaacaatgaaattctGGCGGCATTGGCTTTCAGTCGGCTCAAGTTTAGAATAGTGAGAGTGAGAGAGTAATAGCACTAATTTCGTAAAAAAATTTCAGACTACTTCGGGAAACGGGGAATGGGGTTTATATTGTGACAAATTAGGATGAAAAATCAAGGAAACAATAAATTAAACCTAAatctggaaagaaaatatcacatgcaatctACAATTGAACCAGTAAAAGAAGAATCAGAATCCAAACCCTAGTTGGAATCGAACTTGGGGCAAATCGTTCATAAGCCCCAATCACGACGGAATCAACGGAGATATACCATTTACAAGAGAGATTTTCTCTTCTCTAGTGTATAGAACCACAATCGCACCCAGAACCATAGAATCAAAGACGGATTTGTGAGAATCGAGCTTGCGATAAGTGCAATGGTAATGAAAGTTACCATAAATGAGTAATAGTAGCAAGAAAGGTAAGTAAAACTTGTGTATGGACGCGTATAAGGAAATAAT from Nicotiana tomentosiformis chromosome 11, ASM39032v3, whole genome shotgun sequence encodes:
- the LOC138901292 gene encoding uncharacterized protein, whose protein sequence is MRGHQSLEASPNVVTCLLTVQSHNVYARIDPGSTLSYVTPYISMEIGIEPKQLYESFFVSTPVGESIIAARAYTDCVVMVRGRDIMVYLIELGMVDFDVIMGMEWLYSGFSKHDCRTRTVKFEYSNEPVIEWKKDNVVPKGRFISYLNSTKIINKGCIYHLVSDAEAPTLETVLVVNEFSEVFPGEIPRIPPDREIDFGIDVMPGTKPISIPPHIMEPA